The following are encoded in a window of Desulfopila inferna genomic DNA:
- a CDS encoding CBS and ACT domain-containing protein, translating into MYVGRIMHTDLITVSPSTSLEDASILIKKKKIDHLPVINDSGKLVGILSDRDLKQYWASPATSLSNHELNYLLQQVLVEMVMIKTVITISPGTTIERAALIMQENDINALPVMEDDHLVGIITSTDVMGVLLSAIGISDDSVRLGVMVKDSIGSLAEVSEILRKEEINIQSLFSWPEKEHNGVYQLVMRIPENDGQKAIDALNRNGYKVILKYEEEITPFLP; encoded by the coding sequence ATGTACGTTGGCAGAATAATGCATACCGATTTGATTACCGTATCTCCCAGTACCAGTCTGGAAGATGCAAGTATCCTGATCAAAAAGAAAAAAATTGATCACTTACCAGTCATTAACGACAGCGGCAAACTCGTGGGCATACTCTCCGACAGAGATCTTAAGCAGTACTGGGCATCCCCTGCTACCTCACTCAGCAATCACGAACTCAATTACCTGCTGCAGCAGGTATTGGTCGAAATGGTCATGATCAAAACTGTTATCACCATTTCTCCGGGCACCACCATCGAGCGCGCCGCCCTGATCATGCAGGAGAATGACATCAATGCCCTGCCGGTTATGGAGGATGATCATCTTGTCGGCATTATAACCAGTACGGATGTCATGGGAGTTTTGCTCAGTGCCATCGGCATCAGCGACGACAGTGTCCGCCTCGGGGTTATGGTTAAAGACAGTATCGGCTCACTGGCCGAGGTTTCGGAAATACTCAGAAAAGAAGAGATCAACATCCAGAGCCTGTTCTCCTGGCCTGAAAAAGAGCACAATGGTGTATATCAACTGGTAATGCGGATACCTGAAAATGACGGTCAAAAGGCCATTGATGCCCTAAACAGAAACGGTTACAAGGTTATTTTGAAATACGAAGAGGAAATAACCCCGTTTTTACCATGA